The stretch of DNA TCAAGGTTTTAGCACGGTAGGCAAATCAGGCAACTTAAGGCAATTCTTGTTTAGGTGTTTCCGGCTTTGGTAGATTGGGTAACTTAGGTAgttctggtttgggtagctctgGAACTTTGGGTTCTTCGGGTTTCGGCATGTTAGGCAATTCAGGAACTTTAGGTAATTCAGGTTTTGGCAGCTCAGGAGTTTTGGGCAATTCTGGTTTCGGTACCTCTGGAACTTTAGGCAATTCTGGTTTTGTTAACTCGGGAATTTTAGGTAATTGAGGTTTTGGTAATTCAGGAGCTTTTGGCAATTCTGGCTTAGGCACCTCAGGAACTTTTGGTAATTCAGGTTTTGGCAACTCAGTCGCTTTGGGCAATTCTGGTTTTGGTACCTCAGGAATTTTTGGCAATTCAGGAGCTTTGGGCAATTCCGGCTTAGGCACCTCATGAACTTTAGGCAATTCTGATTTTGGTAACTCAGGAACTTTTGGTGATTCAAGTTTTGGCAACTCGGGAGCTTTGGGTAATTCAGGCTTGGGCAATTCTGGCTTAGGTAACTCAGGAACTTTAGGCAATTCTGGCTTTGGTAACTCAGGAACTTTTGGTGATTCAGGTTTTGGCAACTCGGGAGCTTTGAGTAATTCAGGCTTAGGCACTTCAGGAACTTTAGGAAATTCTGGCTTTGGTAACTCCAGAACTTTTGGTGCTTCAGATTTTGACAATTTAGAAGCATTGGGCATCTCTGGAACTTTGACTTCTTCGGGTTTTTTCAACTCGGGAATCTTAGGAAATTCAGGCTTTGGCAACTCTGGAACTTTCGGAAAGTCGGGGACCTCAGGCAATTCGGGCTTTGGCAACTCCGGAACTTTAGGCAATTCAGGTTTTGGCAACTCGGGCATTTTAGGTATTTCAGGTTTCGGGATTTCTGGCAATTCAGGCATTGGAAGTTCAACCTTTGGGAAGGACGGCATGGCAGGCAACTCGGGTTTAGGAATCTCCGGCACAGATGTCTCCAAAAGACGCCGAGCACCAACCAAGACTATGTTGCTACTCATCGATGACAAAGTGATTAATAAAAAGGGTAACACAAAAAAAGGCAAACGATGATAAGCCATGATTAAGAAAATCAGATGAGAGATGACAACAAGTGCTTCAAAATGAATACTTGAAGGGTGCTTGTTTATGCAATTGCATGAAATGACGAGGCTTTTATAGGTAACAGGAAGTGGAGAACAAGAAGGTTTTGTGGATGTTTGGTGAGAAATTCTAGATTTTGTTAGCTCAACTTCTCACCTGTTCTTTACTGAAAAACTATATCAAACTATGACACATACATTTGACCACCATTATGAAGTTGTCATCACCCTAATCAAGCCTTTGGTCTTTATATTGGATTGAATAAGCAATTAATGTACTCATACTATCATACTAAACTAACATTTGTTTAACCCCTTAATTCTGCTTTATTTTCTTCAAACATAAGctgggattttttttaaattttgattacgACACGATTATATAAAATAACTAGATATaacattaagaaaataataatatatgaactaaataaaatttatataaaaaataatgtaaaattttatttgctaCGTTTGGTTTGTTCAACTATATAATACCAACTTGCTTTTGCAACCATAATTatgttttttgtttctttgttatttaaaaataaattaatgaaagacgcagaagaaaattaaattattaaagtttgATTACATATAGTTAGAGGTGATCATGTGTCGGATCGGCTCAAACTTCAATAGAagtttaggcccattttttaggcCCGAGTACGGCTCAAtctgaaaaatgggcctaaatttttaccCCAAGTCTAGCccgaataaaaatgctaaaactgaAGCCCGCCCGTATTAAATTTctttatatgattattttaatataaaaataaatttaaaaatataatacattaaatacacttaaaacattaaaatgaatgtttcccaacaaattgaaaataaattaaaaaaattatttatacttaaataacactaaggtAGGTTTAACTTAGCAaccaaatacctctaaaatagtaacaaaattaataataaaataaaagttatacaatatccaaacaaaatcaacaatataataacaatataatagcgAAACGACACCAAAACAAtgacaaaacaacaacaaaaacaatGGAAACAGCAGCAAAAAACagcagatttttttttttacaaattcggATTGAGCTGAAGTCAAAAAAAAGCTTACCCAAATGTCTGCCCgtttattgataaatttataaaattacagtactgaaaaaatgaaaaaagaaaagaaaagcaatatATATGGTTTGTGGAATGATTATATTACGCATGAATTGGATGATATTgaatccataaaaaaaattatgttttgtgTGTTTTTATGCTAAgattattgaaaaattttaatggattgaattatgattttttgttaaattggTTTGATAGACATTTATTGAAGGTATtcttatatgaatatatatttaatttttgggtattttgaatacgtgtttaaaaattttgattttaagtttggttttataaaatttgattttgaattttaattgtaaaaatcaTGATGGTTGTTtgtttaagtatttaaaaaataatcaaagattaaggtttggtttcttaTTACATCATTTAGATaaccttattttgggttattttgaaaACTATAGTGTGATCAGAAATTTCAATTTTGACATTTGATTGTtatagaaatttttaaatttgaatattagtatgtttatatatattaaaataagttaattgaAGGAATAAGTCGCCAAAGTGACCTTTGTTGCAGAAATTATTTGTTTTGGAATGTAAAAAGGTTATGCACATATAACTTATGTTAATATTGATCACTCCAAAAGAaagttaatatttaacaaaattacatgtGCAACTAGGATAATAAACATGTGACAATCATTTGATTTTACATGTGAGTGATAAATCGACCCAAAGAAAGATTTATTGTTCGACATGTTCTTATTGACAATGTTTAATTACtacaccaagatatcacttacaagttaatattttgtccaaagatgaaatattaatagAGTGACTGGTATCTTGATATGAGGcttacctttattcaaattatttttgtttaaatttgaaatcTTATGTGAACTTGTTTTGATTGATTCAACTACTATACAGGCCAACATCACTACATGCATTAAAACATTCAGGGGCATTATGTCTGATAATATTACCACAACTAAGGAATTTAGGATCGACATTGAAAAGAGATTTGTCAagaacaaaaatatagaaattgatACATTCTTAACAAATCTAACTTCAATGAGGTATATAAGAAAATAAGAAAGTTGCATATACTACATTACAAAAGAAACAACAAGAGGAGTTAACTAAATATGGTTGTTTCTCTTTTGGTGCGACAATGCacttcttaattttcttttttgaggTTAATTTGATTTCGGTACCTAAACGCACTTGGTGAATAAATTCTGGTGCAACAACTCGCATCAGTGTGTTTATGCAAAGCTGTCAAAACTATTGAAAGCCTAATGATGGTGAAAGATACATCTATGTAGGCTACAATAATTCGGTAGAAGTTGAAACAATAAGGActtttagattattattaataattgggTTTTATTTGGATTTGAACAAGACTTTTGTTATGCCGTCCTTTAGGCGGAACTTGATTTCCATTTCAACATTGGATAAATTTAGTTATTCTTGTTCatttagaaattgaaattttagtctCTTTCATAATTTAAATTTGGTTGGTTCCAGTTCTTTATCAggttatgaaaatttatatttaattgataCTATTACTTAATTTAAAGGAATCCTTGCAGAGAAACACAAATTAACCGCTAAGAAATTGATTTCGTTGTAACACAAGAGATTAGGTTATATCTCAAAAATGAGAATTGAGAGACTTCTGTCCAACAATATTTTTTATCTCTTTGATTTTTTTCGGATACTCTAAAAGATATAAGGGTTACAAATTTTATGATCTCACTACTAATGTTATTTTTAAGACAGATAATGCTTGTTCTTTAAGGATGTTGAGTTTGTGGGGGAAGAGAGAATTAAAGACAATGTATTTAAAGAAGAATATGTTGGTATTCCTCAACGCATTCTTTTAATTGTTATTGATAAATATCATGAACACTTTGTTATACCTGAAATTGTTCAAGCAGCAACTTTGGATCAAGACAACGTCGTTGAACCTCCCGCTCAAGTAACAAACTCTACaacctcaagaatgaatgtcattaAGAAGGCCTACTAGAGAAAAGGTTATAACAGCTTTAGTGATATATTTTGACTTTGAGCTATATCAGATGGATGTCTAGACTAGGTTTTTCAGTGGCGACATTGATGAGACAATTTATATAATGCAACCAAAAAGCTTTTCACCAAATAATTTAggacaaataatatatatataatttatcttaAATGAGACAATAATATATATGATAGTCTCCATCTCAAGCACTTATATTATCAATCTCACATTGACTATAAAACACTTCCATATCTCGTACTTACACTATAAGTTTCTTcacaatttacataatttatttaaaaatttttcatttgaagaaattcataaattaagcttataatttgaatttattcatatatttttatttagtatttatattatattataaaaacattAGTTCAAGCCCACTTAACTGACTCATGTATGGTTTTCTTGGTCTTTCCGGAGACATTCATGTCGATAAGTCACAACAGATATTTCCATGATTTCACCTTACTTTCAGCTTTTCGACCTCATTGGTGCTCCTCTTTAGTTTTTCGACGTCCCTCTAATGACGTGACTAATGTAAGTAGCTAGggtttggttattttttatatttgtttctaGGGTTTGTGTTTGCTGAGGTTGAGCTAAGTGTGAGTATTTGATCGAGTCGagtcaaatcaaattaaaaaagaatttaagTTAGTCGAGTTAATGAAttctattttagcaaccgaactcaatttgaaattttttcgaatcaagttgaatcaagttgagtgactgaatccTATTATTGACACTCAATGTTGCATTTATATGGACCGGTTATTTAACTAGTAGaggaagtacaagattatttaactacatcaACAATATAATAGTTTCACTttttaacttaatgggtaaacatttatcaaaacggcgtagttttgtcttttaattgaatggttttaacttttaactttaggaaaggtaaacatttatcaaaacgacatggttttgccttttcttattcgaATTTTCTACAAAATTCAAttatgtaattcatattcgagttaaattgaaaattttgattttttattcgagtttatccgaataactcgaataactcgaacaactcaaactatttaatttaaatttttaatttttttctcaaatttttaaaatcgaattaaattttagTCTCCCATAAGTTGAGCTATTGTCCATTTCAAGCCTTTCAacttcttattttgttttttgaGGGCTTTTTGTAGGCCTTTTTTTATGTCTGTATATGTTCTTTTCTTTAATGAAATCTTTGTATTGAACAAGAAAAAGAGCATGCCAAATCccaagtaaaaaaaatcaaactttgtGTATAACTATAAATTTATTTAGAAAGTATACAAGTATAATATATAGATGATAACAATAAAATCACTcaaaacaaacatatataaataatctGGTCTACAAGTGATACATGAAATGAATTTAAATATGCTAATCAACACACTCTTATAAGAAGAATATCTAAAAATCATATGTTTATTGTCGAGGGAAAACATAGTACCATGATTCAAGGTTTTAGCACGGTAGGCAAATCAGGCAACTTAAGGCAATTCTTGTTTAGGTGTTTCTGGCTTTGGTAGATTGGGTAACTTAGGTAgttctggtttgggtagctctgGAACTTTGGGTTCTTCGGGTTTCGGCATGTTAGGCAATTCAGGAACTTTAGGTAATTCAGGTTTTGGCAGCTCAGGAGTTTTGGGCAATTCTGGTTTCGGTACCTCTGGAACTTTAGGCAATTCTGGTTTTGTTAACTCGGGAATTTTAGGTAATTGAGGTTTTGGTAATTCAGGAGCTTTTGGCAATTCTGGCTTAGGCACCTCAGGAACTTTTGGTAATTCAGGTTTTGGCAACTCAGTCGCTTTGGGCAATTCTGG from Gossypium hirsutum isolate 1008001.06 chromosome D04, Gossypium_hirsutum_v2.1, whole genome shotgun sequence encodes:
- the LOC107898783 gene encoding protein PELPK1; the protein is MAYHRLPFFVLPFLLITLSSMSSNIVLVGARRLLETSVPEIPKPELPAMPSFPKVELPMPELPEIPKPEIPKMPELPKPELPKVPELPKPELPEVPDFPKVPELPKPEFPKIPELKKPEEVKVPEMPNASKLSKSEAPKVLELPKPEFPKVPEVPKPELLKAPELPKPESPKVPELPKPELPKVPELPKPELPKPELPKAPELPKLESPKVPELPKSELPKVHEVPKPELPKAPELPKIPEVPKPELPKATELPKPELPKVPEVPKPELPKAPELPKPQLPKIPELTKPELPKVPEVPKPELPKTPELPKPELPKVPELPNMPKPEEPKVPELPKPELPKLPNLPKPETPKQELP